Genomic segment of Mycolicibacterium sarraceniae:
GACCAGCGCAGCCTGCCCGATGGCGTCGAGACTGGCGAGTTCAGCGGCGTATGTGGCATCCATTGGCACCGAATCCTCGCCGCCGTGGGCCCAGGCTGCAAGCCCGGGCGCGAGATGGTCAGTTACCGCCGGGTGAAACCAGTTGGGTGGCTTCGTTCTGCTGGGCAGCGGCCTGCTGGGCCGCGGCCTGCTGCGCGGCGGCCTGCTTTGCGGCCTGCGCGTCCTCGGCCGCCTTCTCGGCTCGGCCCTCGGGGCTGGCCAACGAGTTGCCAGGCGTGCCCGCTTTCGCGAGCTTGGCGTCGCAGTTCAGGTACAGCAGCACGGTGTTGGTGACCGGGGAGAAGTTGTCGCCTTTGAGCCAGGGCGCTTTCTGCGAGTGCGTCACCACACAGTCGCTCTGACTTACCCCATCACCGACCGACGAGGCAATGACGGCCTTTTGCCCGGCGCTGCTGATCGCCGCAGAAGCGTCCGCGTATGACTTTCCGGCGTAGTCATCGGCCTGCGCCACCACGGATCCAAGGGTGAGCGACACCGCGCCAAGGGCGACGGTCCCGAATCCGATTCGAATGAAGTTCGTCATACAAGAGACCTCCAGCCCAGCCACCACCACGGCGCGTCACAGTCGCCGGGACGCGAACAATGAGAATAAGACCTGATTCTGTCAACACGCTGGGGGACAGCCGGTTGAATCCTGGTAGCCACCGAAAACCGGGCTTTCCGACTCTTTGCCTGCCGGAGTTCCACTCGTCACTTCACCGATATCGTCCGGTCGGCCCGAACGAGTTGACTAGGCGCATGTCTGATTCCACCACCGAGTCCGAAACCGTATCTGCCACTTCGCCCGTCGACGACGTCGTCGCCCACATCGTCATCGAAGAAACCGCTGACGAACCCGTCGACGCGCTCCTCGAGGAGTTCGATGAGGAGTTCGTAGCGCAAGACGCGCCCGCCGACGATGAGCAGGAGCCACCGATGAACATCATCATCCGCCAGGTCCTCGAACGCCAGATCGCCGTCGGTCAGGCTCTGAGCAGCCAGTTGGTCGACGCCGCAACGGATATCACCACTGTTATCGCCCACGCGCCGGCAGCGTTCGCAGGAGCCATCCAGGACGGCGAGACCATCGCGTCAGCGTGGGAACGCACCGGCTCGGGCGTGCAGGATGTGCTCGGCGAGGCCGGCGGCCGGTTGCGCACGGCCGTCACCAACTACGTCGGGCATCAGGCCACGCTGCCGGTCGCCGTACTCGGATATGCGGGCGAGGTGGCCGGATCGTTTGCCTCCGCCCAAGGAACTGTTGCGGGTTCGGCCCTCAATGGTGCCTTCGCGGTGGCGAGCGCCGCCGCCCAGGGTGACAATGTCCGTGAGGTGTTCGTCCGCAACGTTACCGAGTTACGCGCCACGGCGGTCGCTGCTCGCGGTGACGTGAGCGAATCGGCCAAGCGCGCAAGCCGGGAGATCCGCGGCGCCGTCGGCGGTGAACTCGGAATCCTGGTCGCCGCGATCAGCGGCGCCGACGAGGAATCTTGACAGACAACGAACTTCCGGTGATAAACCGCACATCCAGCCGTGTGGCACGGCGGCGGGTCTCAGCCGGCTGGCACAGTGGAGTCGTGACACAGACACGGCGATCACGATCGAGCCAATTGCGCCACCCGTTGGCGTTGGGGTTCGAAGCGCACCGCGGGTTGTTGTTGCTGCGCCTGCGCTGGCACGAGCGCACGCATCGGCGCGAGCTCACCTCATCCGCTGGTGACACGCCTTCGGTATAACGACGGGGTCTCCCCGCAGAACTGACTGAAGGCCCGGGTGAATGAGCCGACACTGTCGAAGCCGACCGCGGTCGCGGTCTGCTGGACGCTCTGTGTTGGTGCAGCCAGCAAGGCCATCGCGCGCAGCATCCTGGCATGCAAAAGATAAGTACACCAAGTCATTTCGGCCTCATTCTGAAATTGGCGGCGTAGTGTGCGCTCGGAGACTGCAACCGCACGGCACACCTGCTGCAGACTCACCGATTGCAGATGCTCTTTGGTGTAGGCCATCGCGGCCGAGACTACCGGGTCATCGGAACTCGGAAGACTCAGCGGGGCTTCATGATCCAATGCCTCAGCCACCAAATTGGCCAGCGTCTGGAAGAACGCGTCGGAGGCTCTGTCCTCTGCGGCGTCAGTCGACCCCCGATAGATCGGCCACCGCAGTGCGTACAGCATCATCTCCCGGACCAGGGGGGATACCGCCAGGATCCGCGCCCGGTCGCCGGGGTCAGGGATGAGCTCGGGATCGAACATCACGGCCAGGGTCTTGACCGACGGATTCATGGTCGCCTGATGCTCAAGGCCGGCCGGTATCCACGCCGCCTGCTGAGGAGGAAGCAGGTAGTGCGCCGACGCCGTCTCGACCTCGACCACCCCGCCGATCGCGTACTCGATCTGGTGTACATCATGAAAATGCCAGCCGGTGACCAGCAGTTCGCCCTCGTAGAGATAGCTACCGGCCAGCACCCGCCCGCCCCGGCGCAGCTCCACCTGGCCGATATTGGCCGGTTGAGCGCCAGGGCGATTCTTGGCCGGTTGAGCTAAAAATCTGGCCGAATGTGCGGAGACGGTCACGATTATCGAGGGTACAACTTATGTCATGAACGTCGACGATCTGATTCTGGTGAGCATTGATGACCACGTGGTCGAGCCCCCGGATATGTTCCTCAACCACGTCCCCGCCAAGTACAAGGCCGACGCGCCGATCGTCGTCACCGACTCTCACGGCGTCGATCAATGG
This window contains:
- a CDS encoding AraC family transcriptional regulator, which codes for MTVSAHSARFLAQPAKNRPGAQPANIGQVELRRGGRVLAGSYLYEGELLVTGWHFHDVHQIEYAIGGVVEVETASAHYLLPPQQAAWIPAGLEHQATMNPSVKTLAVMFDPELIPDPGDRARILAVSPLVREMMLYALRWPIYRGSTDAAEDRASDAFFQTLANLVAEALDHEAPLSLPSSDDPVVSAAMAYTKEHLQSVSLQQVCRAVAVSERTLRRQFQNEAEMTWCTYLLHARMLRAMALLAAPTQSVQQTATAVGFDSVGSFTRAFSQFCGETPSLYRRRVTSG